The Providencia rettgeri genome includes a window with the following:
- the speA gene encoding Biosynthetic arginine decarboxylase, whose translation MNDNIARKMRQTYNIAYWGGGYYQVNERGNVCVCPNPENPDTFVDLADLVNQVKEEQEHLRLPALFCFPQILQHRLRSINAAFRRARESYGYKGDYFLVYPIKVNQQRRVIESLVNSGEPLGLEAGSKAELMAVLANAGKTQTVIVCNGYKDREYIRLALIGEKLGHKVYLVIEKMSEIEMVLAEAESLNVTPRLGVRARLASQGSGKWQASGGEKSKFGLAATQVLQLVEILRNANRLDSLQLLHFHLGSQMANIRDIATGVRESARFYVELHRLGVNIQCFDVGGGLGVDYEGTRSQSDCSVNYGLNEYANNVIWAIGDACEEFDLPHPTVITESGRALTAHHTVLVSNVIGVERNEFTKTTPPHEDAPRSLISLWETWESMQHQGNSRSLREWLHDSQFDLQEAHTQYAHGVLDLTQRAWAEELYLNICRRIQQDLDPSNRAHRPIIDELQERMADKFYVNFSLFQSLPDSWGIDQVFPVLPIEGLDKPLDRRAVLLDITCDSDGIIDHYVDGDGVETTMPMPAYDPENPPMIGFFMIGAYQEILGNMHNLFGDTAAIDVWVDSQGNLRYLQSEEGDSVADMLQYVKLVPEVLLESFTEQVKGTGLSEQLQKDFVEEFENGLYGYTYLEDE comes from the coding sequence ATGAATGATAATATCGCTCGCAAAATGCGTCAGACGTACAACATCGCGTATTGGGGTGGTGGTTACTATCAGGTGAATGAGCGCGGAAATGTCTGTGTTTGCCCGAATCCTGAGAACCCTGACACCTTTGTTGATTTAGCTGACCTCGTTAATCAGGTTAAAGAAGAGCAGGAGCATTTACGCTTACCTGCATTGTTTTGTTTCCCGCAAATCTTACAGCATCGTTTACGTTCAATAAACGCGGCATTTAGACGCGCACGTGAGTCTTATGGCTATAAAGGCGATTACTTTCTGGTTTATCCCATAAAAGTTAACCAGCAACGCCGAGTCATTGAATCGCTGGTTAATTCTGGCGAGCCACTCGGCCTTGAAGCGGGTTCAAAAGCTGAATTAATGGCTGTTTTAGCCAACGCAGGTAAAACACAGACTGTTATCGTCTGTAATGGGTATAAAGACCGTGAATATATCCGATTAGCGTTAATTGGGGAAAAATTAGGTCACAAGGTTTATCTTGTTATCGAAAAAATGTCTGAAATTGAGATGGTATTGGCAGAAGCGGAAAGCTTAAATGTCACGCCACGCTTAGGGGTTCGTGCCCGTTTGGCTTCCCAAGGCTCAGGTAAATGGCAGGCAAGTGGCGGTGAAAAATCTAAATTTGGTTTGGCTGCAACTCAAGTACTGCAATTAGTGGAAATTTTACGCAATGCGAATCGCCTAGACAGCTTACAGTTGCTTCATTTCCATTTAGGCTCTCAGATGGCCAATATTCGCGACATCGCTACGGGGGTCCGTGAATCAGCGCGTTTCTATGTGGAATTACATCGCCTAGGCGTTAACATTCAGTGCTTTGATGTGGGCGGTGGTCTTGGTGTTGACTATGAAGGTACTCGTTCTCAATCCGATTGCTCGGTCAACTATGGTTTAAATGAATACGCTAACAACGTGATTTGGGCAATTGGGGATGCGTGTGAAGAATTCGATTTACCGCACCCAACCGTAATCACAGAGTCTGGCCGAGCACTTACTGCTCATCATACCGTTTTAGTCTCCAATGTAATTGGTGTTGAGCGTAATGAATTTACCAAAACAACACCACCTCATGAAGATGCACCACGCTCATTGATTTCCTTATGGGAAACGTGGGAGTCAATGCAGCATCAAGGTAATAGCCGTTCATTACGTGAATGGCTGCATGATAGCCAGTTCGACTTACAAGAAGCGCACACTCAGTATGCACACGGCGTACTAGATTTAACGCAACGTGCATGGGCAGAAGAGTTATATCTAAATATTTGCCGCCGTATTCAACAGGATTTAGATCCAAGTAATCGTGCTCATCGTCCGATAATCGACGAACTCCAAGAGCGCATGGCTGATAAGTTTTATGTGAATTTTTCCTTATTCCAATCGCTACCAGACTCTTGGGGAATCGACCAAGTGTTCCCAGTATTACCGATTGAAGGGTTAGATAAACCATTAGACCGTCGCGCGGTACTGTTAGATATCACCTGTGACTCAGACGGTATTATTGACCATTACGTTGATGGTGATGGCGTTGAAACCACAATGCCAATGCCTGCATATGACCCAGAAAACCCACCAATGATAGGTTTCTTTATGATTGGGGCATACCAAGAAATTTTAGGTAACATGCATAACCTATTTGGTGATACTGCCGCGATAGATGTCTGGGTTGATAGCCAAGGCAACTTGCGTTACTTGCAAAGTGAAGAGGGCGATTCTGTGGCAGATATGCTGCAATACGTCAAATTAGTACCGGAAGTCCTACTAGAAAGCTTTACAGAGCAAGTAAAAGGCACCGGTTTAAGTGAGCAACTTCAAAAAGACTTTGTGGAAGAGTTCGAGAATGGCCTATATGGGTATACTTATTTAGAAGACGAATAA
- the speB_2 gene encoding Agmatinase: protein MINSTLGNQVDNSLVSNAFGFLRFPLNFQPYSSDAEWVITGVPFDMATSGRAGSRHGPAAIRQVSTNLAWESHRWPWNFKLTERLNVVDCGDVVFAFGDAQDMSDKLQAHTEKLLESGKRCLTFGGDHFVTLPLLRAHAKHFGKMALVHFDAHTDTYGNGSKFDHGTMFYHAPKEGLIDPNHSVQIGIRTEHDSDNGFTVLDAGQVNDRSVDDMVAQIKEIVGDLPVYLTFDIDCLDPAFAPGTGTPVIGGLTSDRALKLLRGIQSLNIVGMDLVEVAPAYDQSEITALAAASIALEMLYIQAAKK from the coding sequence ATGATTAATAGTACTTTAGGCAATCAAGTTGATAATTCACTGGTTTCTAACGCATTTGGTTTCTTACGTTTTCCGCTGAATTTTCAGCCTTACAGCTCAGACGCTGAGTGGGTGATCACGGGTGTGCCCTTCGATATGGCAACCTCAGGCCGTGCAGGTAGCCGTCATGGGCCAGCCGCTATTCGCCAAGTGTCTACTAACCTTGCATGGGAAAGTCACCGTTGGCCGTGGAACTTTAAACTAACCGAACGTTTAAATGTCGTCGATTGTGGTGATGTGGTGTTTGCTTTCGGTGATGCGCAAGACATGAGTGATAAACTGCAAGCACATACTGAAAAACTACTTGAATCAGGTAAACGCTGCTTGACCTTTGGTGGTGACCATTTCGTTACACTGCCATTGCTGCGCGCTCATGCAAAACACTTCGGTAAAATGGCCTTGGTTCATTTCGATGCGCACACTGACACCTATGGCAATGGCAGCAAATTTGACCACGGAACCATGTTCTATCATGCACCAAAAGAAGGTCTGATCGACCCAAATCATTCAGTACAAATTGGTATTCGTACCGAACATGACAGCGATAATGGCTTTACTGTATTGGATGCAGGTCAGGTGAATGATCGTAGCGTGGATGATATGGTTGCGCAGATCAAAGAGATTGTCGGTGACCTACCTGTTTACCTGACTTTCGATATTGACTGCCTTGACCCTGCATTTGCACCGGGCACAGGAACCCCTGTTATTGGTGGTTTAACGTCAGATCGTGCATTGAAATTATTGCGTGGAATACAGTCATTAAATATCGTGGGTATGGATTTAGTGGAAGTCGCTCCGGCTTATGACCAATCTGAAATCACGGCATTAGCCGCAGCATCTATCGCATTAGAGATGCTGTATATCCAAGCTGCTAAAAAATAA
- the budC gene encoding Diacetyl reductase [(S)-acetoin forming], whose product MALNNKVILVTGAAQGIGRGIALRLAKEGADIALVDLKKDKLQDVAKEIEALGRKVTTFAADISQRDQVFAAVAHAEAQLGGFDVMINNAGIAQVKPIADVRQEDMDLIFKINVDGTMWGIQAASEKFQERKHKGKIINASSIAGHDGFAMLGVYSATKFAVRALTQAAAKEYASSGITVNAYCPGIVGTDMWVEIDERFSEITGTPKGETYKKYVEGIALGRAQTPEDVAGLVAFLASDDSDYITGQSILTDGGIVYR is encoded by the coding sequence ATGGCGTTAAATAATAAAGTTATCTTAGTTACTGGTGCAGCTCAAGGTATTGGTCGTGGTATCGCATTGCGTTTAGCGAAAGAAGGCGCTGATATCGCACTGGTGGATTTGAAAAAAGACAAGCTCCAAGATGTTGCCAAAGAAATTGAAGCGTTAGGCCGTAAAGTAACAACATTTGCCGCAGATATCAGTCAACGTGACCAAGTTTTTGCTGCGGTGGCTCATGCAGAAGCTCAATTGGGTGGTTTTGATGTAATGATTAATAACGCGGGGATTGCACAAGTTAAGCCAATCGCTGATGTTCGCCAAGAAGATATGGATTTAATCTTCAAAATCAACGTAGATGGAACCATGTGGGGCATTCAAGCTGCTAGTGAAAAATTCCAAGAACGTAAACACAAAGGAAAAATCATCAATGCATCCTCTATTGCAGGACATGATGGTTTTGCAATGTTAGGTGTTTACTCTGCCACAAAATTTGCCGTACGCGCATTAACGCAAGCCGCGGCAAAAGAATACGCCAGTTCAGGTATCACTGTGAATGCTTATTGCCCAGGTATTGTTGGGACAGATATGTGGGTAGAGATTGATGAGCGTTTCTCTGAAATCACAGGTACGCCAAAAGGTGAAACCTATAAAAAATATGTCGAGGGCATCGCATTAGGCCGAGCACAAACGCCTGAAGATGTCGCGGGGTTAGTTGCATTTTTAGCGAGTGATGACTCAGACTATATTACAGGACAATCAATTTTGACTGATGGCGGGATTGTGTATCGTTAA
- a CDS encoding Alpha/beta hydrolase family, which yields MDVQALLNEQSITQFSVVGFSQGAIFAMAIAHYCQPISLSIVSGQDQFEYPATRAMLRTDVVNMQEQALNTPEALSDWLLKNVTGEWLLAFILNCSADIDQQLYNEEQFLDAYTACIRRAFTLGNQGYVQDLLLSLQPWGFTPEDIQCPVSLWYGQLDVSSVHSPDFGQTLAKRFPNCEHHLFSDEGGSLLWTQAITILKSLSR from the coding sequence ATGGATGTTCAAGCACTGCTAAATGAGCAATCCATTACCCAATTTTCTGTCGTTGGTTTTTCTCAAGGTGCTATTTTTGCCATGGCTATCGCCCACTATTGCCAGCCTATTTCACTGTCTATTGTGTCTGGGCAAGACCAATTTGAATACCCTGCAACTCGCGCGATGCTCCGCACGGATGTCGTGAACATGCAAGAACAAGCTCTTAACACCCCTGAAGCCCTGTCAGATTGGCTATTAAAGAATGTCACTGGTGAGTGGCTGTTGGCATTTATTCTTAATTGCAGCGCAGATATTGACCAACAACTTTATAATGAAGAACAATTCCTTGATGCCTATACTGCGTGTATTCGACGAGCTTTTACCCTAGGTAATCAAGGTTATGTACAGGATTTATTACTCTCTTTACAGCCTTGGGGATTCACCCCTGAAGATATTCAATGCCCAGTTTCTTTATGGTATGGCCAATTAGATGTCAGCTCCGTTCATTCACCTGATTTTGGGCAAACACTGGCAAAACGCTTTCCTAATTGTGAACACCATTTATTTTCAGATGAAGGAGGTTCATTACTTTGGACACAGGCAATAACTATTTTAAAATCATTAAGTAGATAA
- the ygdQ gene encoding integral membrane protein, YkoY family, with translation MFEWILDPNAWMALATLTILEIVLGIDNIIFLSIVVSKLPNHQQNSARRTGLIAAMVMRLALLASIAWLSRLTTPLFTVADHVVSARDLILCAGGIFLIWKASQEIFDTIEGESENNLANKKVSSFWGAIVQIALLDIIFSLDSVITAVGLSDHLFIMMAAVVIAVLIMMLAAKPIGDFVERYPSVKILALSFLILVGFTLLLESVQVHVSKGYIYFAMFFSMTVQVLNILRSKKWKMRNQTD, from the coding sequence ATGTTTGAGTGGATACTGGATCCCAATGCCTGGATGGCTCTCGCTACACTAACCATATTAGAAATTGTCCTAGGCATCGATAATATTATTTTCCTCAGTATTGTGGTGAGCAAACTTCCGAATCACCAACAAAATAGTGCCAGACGGACTGGGCTTATTGCAGCAATGGTGATGCGCCTTGCGTTACTGGCTTCTATTGCGTGGTTATCACGCCTTACCACTCCGCTTTTTACTGTCGCTGACCATGTGGTATCCGCTCGCGATCTCATATTATGTGCAGGTGGGATCTTCCTTATTTGGAAAGCAAGCCAAGAAATTTTTGATACGATTGAAGGAGAAAGTGAAAATAACCTAGCAAATAAAAAAGTGAGCTCATTTTGGGGTGCTATCGTTCAAATTGCTTTGTTAGACATTATCTTCAGTTTAGATTCCGTGATCACGGCCGTGGGGCTATCAGACCACTTATTTATCATGATGGCTGCGGTCGTGATCGCTGTGCTCATTATGATGCTTGCGGCCAAACCTATTGGCGACTTTGTTGAGCGCTACCCTTCTGTAAAAATCTTAGCCTTATCATTTTTAATTCTTGTTGGTTTCACCTTACTACTCGAAAGTGTTCAAGTTCATGTATCAAAAGGCTATATCTACTTTGCGATGTTCTTTTCCATGACAGTACAAGTTCTCAATATCTTGCGCAGTAAAAAATGGAAAATGAGAAACCAAACTGATTAA
- the mutH_1 gene encoding Methyl-directed mismatch repair protein — MDLIVLGKVESITARHGQVLQIRPKAANNKALTEAIGEFGQPIMTLPRGFYLKKDFTRALTSTAF, encoded by the coding sequence ATGGACCTCATTGTGTTAGGCAAAGTGGAAAGTATTACTGCACGTCATGGGCAGGTATTACAAATTCGCCCTAAGGCCGCAAACAATAAAGCACTAACAGAAGCTATTGGTGAGTTTGGTCAGCCTATTATGACGCTACCACGTGGTTTTTATCTTAAAAAAGATTTTACCCGCGCCCTTACTAGCACGGCATTTTAG